One segment of Tamlana crocina DNA contains the following:
- the hisF gene encoding imidazole glycerol phosphate synthase subunit HisF yields MLTKRIIPCLDIKNGRTVKGVNFVDLRDAGDPVELAKQYAEVGADELVFLDISATLEGRATTLDMVLRVAEQVNIPFTVGGGISSVEHVDDLLQCGADKVSINSSAVKRPELVNELADKFGSQCVVVAIDAKQIDGNWKVHLAGGTIPTEIDLFEWAKEVEERGAGEILFTSMDHDGTKNGFANKALAKLSTELNIPIIASGGAGNVQHFADTFIEGKADAALAASVFHFGEIPIPELKKKLKKHNIEVRL; encoded by the coding sequence ATGCTTACAAAACGAATTATTCCCTGTTTGGATATTAAAAACGGACGAACCGTTAAAGGAGTCAACTTTGTGGATTTACGCGATGCCGGCGACCCAGTAGAGTTGGCGAAGCAATATGCTGAAGTTGGAGCCGACGAACTGGTGTTTTTAGATATTTCGGCCACCTTAGAAGGACGTGCCACCACTTTGGATATGGTTTTACGTGTTGCCGAACAAGTGAACATTCCTTTTACGGTTGGTGGAGGTATTTCGAGTGTGGAACATGTTGACGATTTGTTACAATGTGGTGCTGATAAGGTGTCCATTAATTCTTCGGCAGTGAAACGTCCGGAATTGGTTAATGAACTAGCTGATAAATTTGGGAGCCAATGCGTAGTGGTGGCTATTGATGCCAAACAAATTGATGGCAACTGGAAAGTACATTTGGCGGGAGGAACCATTCCCACCGAAATCGATTTGTTCGAATGGGCAAAAGAAGTTGAAGAACGTGGCGCTGGTGAAATTTTATTTACTAGTATGGATCATGATGGTACAAAAAACGGATTTGCCAATAAGGCCTTGGCTAAATTGTCCACCGAATTAAATATTCCTATTATTGCATCGGGTGGTGCAGGAAATGTACAGCATTTTGCCGATACATTTATTGAAGGAAAAGCTGATGCCGCTTTGGCCGCCAGTGTTTTTCATTTCGGTGAAATCCCCATCCCAGAATTAAAAAAAAAGTTGAAAAAACATAATATTGAAGTGCGATTATAA
- the hisB gene encoding bifunctional histidinol-phosphatase/imidazoleglycerol-phosphate dehydratase HisB, which yields MKKVLFIDRDGTLVLEPPVDYQLDSLEKLEFYPKVFQYMAKIAAELDFELVMVTNQDGLGTDSFPEDTFWPAQNKIINAFKKEGVEFSEIFIDKTFPHENAPTRKPRTGLLTKYFSEEYDLENSFVLGDRITDMELAKNLGAKGIYLSEDPELGADEIETDKQDILNCIALTSTDWQEIYEFLKLNDRVAEITRNTNETQIYIKLNLDGSGKNDIDTGLSFFDHMLDQIGRHGAMDLTIKVNGDLEVDEHHTIEDTMIALGELFNKALGNKLGIERYGFCLPMDDCLAQVAVDFGGRNWLEWDAEFKREKIGDMPTEMFFHLFKSFTDGAKCNLNIKAEGVNEHHKIEGIFKAFAKAMKMAVKRDANKMFLPSTKGML from the coding sequence ATGAAAAAAGTACTATTTATAGATCGCGACGGCACATTGGTTTTAGAACCACCAGTAGATTATCAATTGGATAGTTTAGAAAAGCTGGAATTTTACCCAAAAGTGTTTCAATACATGGCAAAAATTGCTGCTGAATTGGATTTTGAACTCGTTATGGTGACCAATCAAGACGGGCTGGGAACCGATTCGTTTCCGGAAGACACCTTTTGGCCGGCGCAAAATAAAATCATCAATGCGTTTAAGAAGGAAGGCGTTGAGTTTTCTGAAATCTTCATCGACAAAACATTTCCGCATGAAAATGCGCCCACGCGTAAACCAAGAACCGGACTATTGACGAAGTATTTTTCGGAAGAATACGATTTGGAAAATTCGTTTGTTTTGGGCGATCGAATTACCGACATGGAGTTGGCCAAAAACTTGGGCGCTAAAGGAATCTATCTATCTGAAGATCCAGAATTGGGTGCCGATGAAATAGAAACAGATAAGCAAGACATTCTAAATTGTATCGCTTTGACCAGCACCGATTGGCAAGAAATTTACGAGTTTTTAAAACTTAACGATAGAGTTGCAGAAATTACCCGTAATACCAACGAAACCCAAATTTATATCAAATTGAATTTAGATGGTTCGGGAAAAAATGATATCGATACCGGATTATCATTTTTCGACCACATGCTTGATCAAATTGGTAGACATGGCGCAATGGACTTGACTATTAAAGTGAATGGGGACTTGGAGGTGGACGAGCACCACACTATTGAAGATACCATGATTGCTTTGGGCGAATTGTTCAACAAAGCTTTAGGAAATAAATTAGGAATTGAACGTTACGGATTCTGTTTGCCCATGGACGACTGCCTAGCGCAAGTGGCGGTAGATTTTGGAGGAAGAAATTGGTTGGAATGGGATGCCGAATTTAAGCGCGAAAAAATCGGCGATATGCCCACAGAAATGTTTTTCCATTTGTTTAAATCGTTTACCGATGGGGCTAAATGTAATTTAAATATAAAAGCAGAGGGCGTAAATGAGCACCATAAAATTGAAGGCATTTTTAAAGCTTTTGCCAAAGCAATGAAAATGGCGGTAAAACGTGATGCCAACAAAATGTTTTTACCATCAACAAAAGGGATGCTGTAA
- the hisC gene encoding histidinol-phosphate transaminase, whose protein sequence is MNKFNLQNIIRENVKAMKAYSSARDEYVSDGSKMIFLDANENPFETGINRYPDPLQRRLKAVLAEQKNVSEDQILLGNGSDEVLDLLFRAFCDPKIDNIITLPPTYGMYTVLANLNEIEERKVELNVDFQPDVDAILKAIDNNSKLLFICSPNNPTGNVIASEKIKTLLEKFNGLVVIDEAYIDFSNQESWISELSNYPNLIVTQTLSKAYGLAGVRLGLCYASAEIVSVLNKIKPPYNVNELTQKRALERVSDLDAVSSEVNSVLNERAKLIEALKTISFVETIFPTEANFVLARVDDATKRYNELLKKGIVIRNRTTQPLCENTLRFTVGTTNENEELIKALKELK, encoded by the coding sequence ATGAATAAATTCAATTTACAAAATATAATTCGCGAGAATGTAAAAGCCATGAAGGCTTACAGTTCCGCACGTGACGAATACGTTTCAGACGGCTCTAAAATGATTTTTTTAGATGCTAATGAAAACCCGTTTGAAACAGGGATTAATCGTTATCCTGATCCGCTGCAACGTCGATTGAAAGCGGTTTTGGCAGAGCAAAAAAACGTTTCCGAAGATCAAATCTTACTCGGAAATGGCAGCGATGAAGTTTTAGATTTATTATTCAGGGCATTTTGCGACCCAAAAATAGATAACATCATTACTTTGCCGCCTACTTATGGGATGTACACAGTGCTTGCAAATCTTAATGAAATTGAAGAGCGTAAGGTAGAGTTGAATGTCGATTTTCAGCCCGATGTTGATGCGATTTTAAAGGCGATTGACAATAATTCAAAATTGTTATTTATTTGCTCACCAAATAATCCAACGGGTAATGTCATTGCTTCAGAAAAAATCAAAACCCTGCTTGAAAAGTTTAATGGTTTGGTTGTTATTGACGAGGCGTATATCGATTTTTCGAATCAAGAAAGTTGGATTTCAGAATTATCAAATTACCCCAACTTAATTGTTACCCAAACCCTCTCCAAAGCTTATGGTTTGGCAGGGGTACGTTTGGGACTTTGTTATGCTTCCGCAGAAATTGTTTCCGTTTTAAATAAAATTAAACCGCCATACAACGTTAACGAATTAACTCAAAAAAGAGCTTTGGAGCGTGTTTCAGATTTAGATGCCGTTAGTTCTGAGGTGAATTCAGTATTAAACGAAAGAGCAAAACTAATTGAAGCGCTTAAAACCATTAGTTTTGTCGAAACCATTTTTCCAACCGAAGCAAATTTTGTTTTAGCGCGGGTAGATGATGCGACAAAACGATACAATGAGTTGCTGAAAAAAGGTATTGTAATTAGAAACAGAACCACCCAGCCGCTTTGTGAAAACACACTGCGTTTTACCGTGGGAACGACGAATGAGAATGAGGAATTGATAAAAGCTTTAAAAGAATTAAAATAA
- the hisH gene encoding imidazole glycerol phosphate synthase subunit HisH, with protein MKLVIIDYGAGNIKSIQFAFRRLGVDAILSNNPEEIKSADKVIFPGVGEASSAMKMLKESGLDTLIPTLKQPVLGICLGMQLLCKHTEEGDTEGLGIFQTNVKRFSNDVKVPQMGWNVIKELKSDLFKGINENEYMYLVHSYYAEHCDETIAKTDYGINYASALQHNNFYGVQFHPEKSGNEGAKILKNFLKLDVKG; from the coding sequence ATGAAATTAGTAATTATTGATTACGGAGCGGGAAACATCAAAAGTATTCAATTCGCTTTTAGGCGATTGGGGGTTGATGCGATATTATCCAACAATCCTGAAGAAATAAAATCGGCCGACAAAGTGATTTTTCCAGGTGTTGGGGAAGCCAGTTCGGCTATGAAAATGCTAAAGGAAAGCGGCTTAGATACACTCATTCCTACTTTAAAACAGCCCGTTTTAGGAATCTGTTTGGGCATGCAGTTACTGTGCAAGCATACCGAAGAAGGTGACACTGAAGGTTTGGGTATTTTTCAAACCAACGTAAAACGCTTTTCGAATGATGTGAAAGTGCCTCAGATGGGCTGGAACGTGATTAAAGAATTAAAATCCGATTTATTTAAGGGTATCAACGAAAACGAATACATGTATTTGGTGCACAGTTACTACGCAGAACACTGCGATGAGACTATCGCCAAAACCGATTATGGTATCAATTACGCTTCGGCATTGCAACACAATAATTTTTATGGTGTACAATTCCACCCAGAAAAAAGTGGTAACGAGGGCGCTAAAATATTAAAGAACTTTTTAAAGTTAGATGTTAAAGGTTAA
- the leuC gene encoding 3-isopropylmalate dehydratase large subunit, whose amino-acid sequence MSKTLFDKVWDSHVVRKIEDGPDVFFIDRHFIHEVTSPVAFVGLKSRGIGVMYPEKTFATADHNTPTWNQHLPVADPLSANQLEALANNAAEYGISHWGLGHRNNGIVHIVGPENGITLPGSTIVCGDSHTSTHGAFGAIAFGIGTSEVEMVLSTQCIMQPKPKKMRINVNGKLGFGVTPKDVALYIIAQQTTSGATGYFVEYAGDVFEDMSMEGRMTVCNLSIEMGARGGMIAPDEKTFEYIKGRKHTPKGADWDKAMEYWQTLYTEEGAEFDAEFNYDAADIEPMITYGTNPGMGLGVTNSIPKAEEVEGNVNTYKKSLGYMKFNEGDSMIGKPVDYVFLGSCTNGRIEDFRAFCSIVEGRKKADNITAWLVPGSHKVVDQIKEEGLDKILEAAGFVLREPGCSACLAMNDDKVPAGKLAVSTSNRNFEGRQGPGSRTLLASPLVAAATAVEGVVTDPRTLLELV is encoded by the coding sequence ATGAGTAAGACGTTGTTCGACAAAGTGTGGGATTCACATGTTGTTAGAAAAATAGAGGATGGTCCGGATGTATTTTTTATAGATCGTCATTTTATACATGAAGTTACTAGTCCTGTGGCTTTTGTAGGTTTAAAAAGCAGAGGGATTGGAGTGATGTACCCCGAAAAAACTTTTGCTACTGCAGACCACAATACGCCAACTTGGAACCAGCATTTACCAGTTGCTGATCCACTTTCGGCCAATCAGCTTGAGGCTTTGGCTAACAATGCAGCTGAGTATGGTATTTCGCATTGGGGGTTAGGGCATAGAAACAATGGTATTGTTCATATTGTAGGGCCTGAAAATGGTATTACTTTACCAGGATCAACTATTGTTTGTGGTGATTCGCATACTTCAACACACGGTGCTTTTGGTGCTATTGCATTTGGTATCGGTACATCGGAAGTAGAAATGGTGTTGTCTACGCAATGCATCATGCAGCCTAAACCTAAAAAGATGCGTATTAACGTAAACGGAAAGTTAGGTTTTGGTGTTACTCCAAAAGATGTGGCACTTTACATTATTGCACAACAAACCACATCTGGTGCAACAGGTTATTTTGTTGAATATGCTGGAGATGTGTTTGAAGATATGTCTATGGAAGGCCGTATGACGGTTTGTAACCTTTCTATTGAAATGGGTGCCCGTGGCGGAATGATTGCTCCAGACGAGAAAACTTTCGAGTATATTAAAGGAAGAAAGCACACACCTAAAGGTGCCGATTGGGATAAAGCCATGGAATATTGGCAAACCCTTTACACTGAAGAAGGTGCTGAATTCGACGCAGAGTTCAACTATGACGCTGCCGATATTGAGCCTATGATTACCTACGGAACCAACCCGGGCATGGGCTTAGGTGTGACTAATTCAATCCCAAAGGCTGAAGAGGTTGAAGGTAATGTAAATACCTATAAGAAATCTTTAGGTTACATGAAATTTAACGAAGGCGATAGCATGATAGGGAAACCTGTTGATTACGTTTTCTTAGGATCATGTACCAACGGACGAATTGAAGATTTTAGAGCATTTTGTTCTATTGTAGAAGGACGTAAAAAAGCCGACAATATTACGGCTTGGTTGGTGCCTGGATCGCATAAAGTGGTCGATCAAATAAAAGAAGAAGGTTTAGATAAAATATTGGAAGCCGCTGGTTTTGTATTAAGAGAGCCAGGCTGTTCAGCGTGTTTAGCAATGAACGATGATAAGGTTCCTGCCGGTAAACTTGCGGTTTCAACGTCTAACCGTAATTTTGAAGGGCGTCAAGGACCAGGTTCAAGAACGTTATTGGCATCTCCACTTGTAGCTGCGGCTACGGCTGTTGAAGGTGTGGTAACCGATCCAAGAACGTTATTAGAATTAGTTTAA
- a CDS encoding DUF2461 domain-containing protein yields MSVVISKSVFTFLNKLEKNNNRDWFNENKAEFKSVEKEVKAFYNAIFENLNKHDDIDKLKIFRIYRDVRFSKNKLPYKTHFGGSFHRTKPKLRGGYYLHIQPNNESFLATGFWEPAKEDLLRIRKEFEMDDAEIRDILANKKFNSVWGDAFVGDEVKTAPKGFSKEHPSIDLIKKKQYIFTKKYTDDEVMDSGFLNEVDTSFKAVRPFFDYMSDVLTTDLNGVSVI; encoded by the coding sequence ATGAGTGTTGTAATTTCAAAGTCGGTTTTCACCTTTTTAAATAAATTAGAAAAAAACAACAATCGGGATTGGTTCAATGAAAATAAGGCTGAATTCAAATCGGTTGAAAAAGAGGTAAAGGCCTTTTACAATGCTATTTTTGAAAACCTGAATAAACATGACGATATCGATAAACTCAAAATATTTAGAATTTACAGAGATGTTCGTTTTTCAAAAAATAAGTTGCCTTATAAAACACATTTCGGAGGTTCGTTCCACCGGACAAAACCAAAATTGCGAGGTGGTTACTATCTGCACATCCAACCCAATAACGAGAGTTTTTTGGCCACCGGGTTTTGGGAGCCCGCTAAAGAGGATTTGCTTCGAATCCGGAAGGAATTTGAAATGGACGATGCCGAAATCCGGGATATTTTAGCCAATAAAAAATTCAATAGTGTTTGGGGCGATGCCTTTGTGGGTGACGAGGTTAAAACCGCACCCAAAGGCTTCAGTAAAGAACATCCATCTATCGATTTAATCAAGAAAAAACAATACATCTTCACAAAAAAATACACCGATGACGAAGTAATGGATTCCGGGTTTTTAAACGAAGTGGATACTTCTTTTAAAGCCGTGCGTCCTTTTTTCGATTACATGAGCGATGTACTCACTACCGATTTAAACGGTGTGTCGGTTATATAA
- a CDS encoding Dps family protein yields the protein MNYLNMKDEELLKVVVELNILLADYHIYYQKLRSNHWNILGKNFFDLHLKFEELYNDAKVKIDEIAERILTLRYHPMSKLEDYLKVSSITEEVPLKSDTDMITETLKDHKKLLKQMSKVVDVANSVSDEGTVDLIGAYIRELEKHSWMLDAWNKDSTATLKEKVVEIS from the coding sequence ATGAACTATTTGAATATGAAAGATGAAGAACTTTTAAAAGTGGTTGTTGAGCTCAATATTTTGTTAGCGGATTACCACATTTATTATCAAAAATTAAGAAGCAACCATTGGAATATTCTTGGTAAAAACTTTTTCGATTTGCATTTGAAGTTTGAAGAATTGTACAACGATGCCAAGGTGAAAATCGATGAAATTGCCGAGCGTATCTTGACATTAAGATACCATCCCATGAGTAAATTGGAAGATTACCTAAAAGTATCATCTATCACCGAAGAAGTACCGTTGAAATCGGATACTGACATGATTACCGAAACATTAAAGGATCACAAAAAACTATTAAAACAAATGTCGAAAGTGGTCGATGTGGCCAATAGTGTTTCAGACGAAGGTACGGTCGATTTAATTGGCGCATACATCAGGGAACTGGAAAAACACAGTTGGATGCTCGATGCGTGGAATAAAGATTCAACAGCTACTTTAAAGGAAAAAGTGGTCGAAATATCCTAA
- a CDS encoding tRNA pseudouridine synthase A, translating into MNKKFFYLIKIQYLGYRFHGWQKQPDVKTLHLMVDRTMNYVLEGKPFKTLTSGRTDAMVSAEQAAFELFLEEPIEDQEYFLKWFNYNLPQDIRALSIKEVDKKFNIINHSKVKEYLYLFTYGEKCHPFCAPIMTTILDELDVDIMKQGAKLFEGEHYLKSYCYKPSETGVYNRKILTCEIVENTLYTANYFPEKTYLLRVRGKGFMRNQIRLMMGTLIDLGKGKLSLNDIETSLQPDSNLKMNYIAPASGLILNKIDFE; encoded by the coding sequence TTGAATAAAAAGTTCTTCTACTTAATCAAGATCCAGTATTTGGGCTATCGTTTTCATGGATGGCAAAAACAACCAGATGTAAAAACATTGCATCTTATGGTAGATCGTACCATGAATTATGTGCTTGAAGGTAAACCTTTTAAGACTTTAACTTCAGGTAGGACCGATGCCATGGTTTCGGCAGAGCAGGCGGCCTTTGAATTGTTTTTGGAAGAACCCATTGAAGATCAAGAGTACTTCCTAAAATGGTTCAATTACAATCTGCCGCAAGATATTCGGGCCTTGAGTATTAAAGAAGTCGATAAGAAATTCAATATCATCAACCACTCTAAAGTAAAGGAATACCTGTATTTGTTTACCTATGGCGAAAAATGCCATCCGTTTTGTGCCCCCATAATGACTACCATTTTAGATGAATTGGATGTTGATATTATGAAACAGGGCGCCAAGTTATTTGAAGGTGAACATTACCTAAAATCCTATTGTTACAAACCATCAGAAACGGGTGTTTATAACAGAAAAATATTGACCTGCGAAATTGTAGAAAACACGTTGTACACGGCCAATTACTTTCCTGAAAAAACATATTTATTGCGTGTTCGGGGCAAAGGGTTTATGCGCAACCAAATTCGGTTAATGATGGGCACGCTTATTGATTTGGGCAAAGGCAAACTTTCGCTGAACGATATCGAAACTAGTTTGCAGCCCGATAGCAACTTAAAAATGAATTATATCGCACCCGCTTCCGGGTTGATTTTGAATAAAATCGATTTCGAATAA
- the hisIE gene encoding bifunctional phosphoribosyl-AMP cyclohydrolase/phosphoribosyl-ATP diphosphatase HisIE codes for MTIKYDAHGLVPAIIQDASTKNVLMLGYMNEEAYQKTLETQKVTFYSRSKKRLWTKGEESGNFLNLVDIKNDCDNDTLLVRVNPAGPTCHKGTGNCWGEDNKPSYGFFSTLEDVIAERVANKDTNKSYVASLFSKGINKVAQKVGEEAVETVIEAMDNNDELFLYESADLLFHYLMLLQAKGFTLKDIENELKGRHK; via the coding sequence ATGACTATAAAATACGATGCTCACGGTTTAGTACCTGCTATTATTCAGGATGCTTCAACAAAAAACGTTTTGATGTTGGGCTATATGAATGAGGAGGCTTATCAAAAAACATTGGAAACCCAAAAGGTGACTTTTTACAGCAGAAGTAAAAAACGTCTTTGGACCAAAGGTGAAGAAAGCGGAAACTTTCTAAATCTTGTTGATATAAAGAACGACTGCGATAACGACACCCTTTTGGTTCGAGTAAATCCAGCTGGGCCTACTTGCCATAAAGGTACCGGTAATTGTTGGGGAGAAGACAATAAACCTTCCTACGGGTTCTTTTCAACTTTAGAAGATGTGATTGCAGAACGTGTTGCCAATAAAGACACCAACAAATCTTATGTGGCGAGCCTATTTTCAAAAGGCATCAATAAAGTTGCCCAAAAAGTAGGCGAGGAAGCTGTGGAAACGGTGATTGAAGCCATGGATAATAATGACGAGTTGTTTCTTTACGAATCGGCCGATTTATTATTTCATTATTTAATGCTGCTTCAAGCCAAAGGGTTTACCTTAAAGGATATTGAAAACGAACTAAAAGGAAGGCACAAGTAA
- a CDS encoding hotdog domain-containing protein — protein MRFHTRKWVKPEDLNANGTLFGGRLLEWIDEEAALYTIIQLENQKVVTKFMSEIDFKASAKQGDIVEIGIEVVKFGKASLVLSCEVRNKMTHETIITISNIVMVNLGEDGKAKPHGKTKVEYVSDRLN, from the coding sequence ATGAGATTTCATACAAGAAAATGGGTTAAACCCGAAGATTTAAACGCCAATGGTACTTTATTTGGCGGCCGATTATTGGAGTGGATAGACGAAGAAGCCGCTTTGTACACCATCATCCAGTTGGAAAACCAAAAAGTGGTGACCAAATTTATGAGTGAAATAGACTTTAAAGCCTCGGCAAAACAAGGTGATATTGTTGAAATTGGCATTGAGGTGGTTAAATTTGGTAAGGCGTCTTTGGTGCTTAGCTGCGAGGTAAGAAACAAAATGACCCACGAAACCATTATTACCATATCAAATATTGTAATGGTGAATTTGGGGGAAGACGGTAAGGCCAAACCACACGGAAAAACCAAAGTGGAATACGTATCTGACCGATTGAACTAA
- a CDS encoding four helix bundle protein, with translation MKNQLIERTKRFALDCWTFCFKVPKSREYNAFVNQLIRSSSSVGANYRASQRAKSTADFINKLKIVEEEADESVYWLEIFEEILPEQKGEILKLIGEGKELLAITVASINTAKKNQKN, from the coding sequence ATGAAAAATCAATTAATTGAAAGAACAAAAAGGTTTGCTTTAGATTGTTGGACGTTTTGTTTTAAAGTTCCAAAATCGAGAGAATATAATGCTTTTGTCAATCAATTAATTAGGAGTTCGAGTTCGGTGGGTGCCAATTATCGTGCATCGCAAAGAGCAAAGTCAACGGCAGATTTTATCAATAAGTTAAAAATCGTAGAAGAAGAAGCTGACGAAAGCGTTTATTGGTTAGAAATTTTTGAAGAGATTTTACCAGAACAGAAAGGTGAAATTTTAAAGTTAATAGGTGAAGGTAAAGAACTTTTGGCCATTACTGTTGCATCAATAAATACGGCAAAGAAAAATCAAAAGAATTAG
- a CDS encoding DUF72 domain-containing protein has protein sequence MKFGSVEHPEQIDFTLPKDHPKTKTVLNKVKDDNVPEIYVGCAKWNRADLKGFYPRGTKDELGYYSSQFNAIELNATFYRIFPAEQFSTWHDKTPEGFKFFPKLNQEISHWKRLNDTKEVVENYLYNASNLKEKLGTVFLQMHNNFAPKDFDRVVDFVENWPKEIPLAVEFRHTDWYNDNKVAEDLFQLLESHNISNVIVDTAGRRDLMHMRLTNPTAFVRYVGANHPTDYSRLDDWVERLKTWKAQGIKEIDFFTHQNIEKESPLLSAYFIKKLNDELGYQLKIPNEKEQQELF, from the coding sequence ATGAAGTTTGGAAGCGTTGAACATCCAGAACAAATCGATTTTACTTTACCGAAAGACCACCCGAAAACCAAAACGGTATTAAATAAAGTGAAGGATGACAATGTGCCCGAAATTTATGTGGGATGTGCTAAGTGGAACCGTGCCGATTTAAAAGGATTTTACCCGCGCGGGACTAAGGATGAGTTGGGGTATTACTCGTCGCAATTCAATGCTATTGAGCTAAATGCCACGTTTTACAGGATTTTCCCTGCGGAACAGTTTTCCACTTGGCACGACAAAACGCCAGAGGGTTTTAAATTTTTCCCGAAGCTAAATCAGGAAATTAGCCACTGGAAACGATTGAACGATACAAAGGAGGTAGTTGAAAATTACCTTTACAATGCCTCCAACCTTAAGGAGAAACTGGGCACCGTTTTTTTACAAATGCACAATAATTTTGCACCGAAGGATTTTGATAGGGTGGTGGACTTTGTAGAAAATTGGCCAAAGGAAATTCCGTTAGCGGTCGAGTTTAGGCATACCGATTGGTATAACGACAATAAGGTTGCAGAGGATTTATTTCAGCTTTTGGAAAGCCATAACATTTCGAATGTGATTGTCGATACTGCAGGCCGTCGCGATTTGATGCACATGCGCCTTACCAACCCAACGGCTTTTGTGCGCTACGTAGGCGCGAACCACCCCACCGATTACAGCAGATTGGATGATTGGGTAGAGCGGTTAAAAACTTGGAAAGCACAAGGCATTAAGGAAATTGATTTTTTCACCCATCAAAATATTGAAAAGGAATCGCCTTTGCTTTCGGCATATTTTATTAAAAAGTTGAATGATGAATTGGGATATCAGCTTAAAATTCCGAACGAAAAAGAGCAACAAGAATTATTTTGA
- the hisA gene encoding 1-(5-phosphoribosyl)-5-[(5-phosphoribosylamino)methylideneamino]imidazole-4-carboxamide isomerase: MRIIPAIDIIDGKCVRLTKGDYDTKKVYNENPLEVAKMFEGAGIQYLHLVDLDGAKAQHIVNYKVLEQIATKTKLKIDFGGGLKSNEDLHIAFNSGARQITGGSIAVKDAKTFEGWINKYGSEKIILGADCNNGKIAISGWQEESSLELISFIKGYQKKGIQYVICTDIAKDGMLQGPSVDLYKQIISECSNSSKQSIKLIASGGISHIDELPVLKELGCEGVIIGKAIYENKISLQQLEKFV; the protein is encoded by the coding sequence ATGAGAATCATACCAGCCATCGATATAATTGACGGAAAATGTGTCCGATTAACAAAGGGAGATTACGACACCAAAAAAGTATATAACGAAAATCCGTTGGAAGTAGCCAAAATGTTCGAAGGAGCGGGCATTCAATATTTACATTTAGTGGATTTGGATGGCGCTAAAGCGCAACATATTGTGAATTACAAAGTGTTGGAACAGATAGCCACAAAAACCAAATTGAAAATCGATTTTGGTGGAGGTTTAAAATCTAATGAAGATTTACACATTGCTTTTAATTCTGGTGCTCGGCAGATTACCGGAGGAAGTATTGCTGTTAAGGACGCCAAAACTTTTGAAGGTTGGATAAACAAATACGGCAGCGAGAAAATTATACTCGGAGCCGATTGCAATAATGGAAAAATAGCCATAAGTGGCTGGCAGGAAGAGAGTTCGCTAGAGTTGATTTCGTTTATAAAAGGTTACCAAAAAAAAGGTATTCAGTATGTAATTTGTACCGACATAGCAAAAGACGGTATGCTTCAAGGGCCGTCGGTAGATTTGTACAAACAAATCATTTCAGAATGCAGTAACTCGAGCAAACAATCCATAAAATTAATTGCTTCCGGCGGAATTTCACATATTGATGAGTTGCCTGTTTTAAAGGAATTGGGCTGTGAAGGTGTCATCATCGGCAAAGCGATTTACGAAAATAAAATCAGTTTACAGCAATTAGAAAAATTTGTCTAA
- a CDS encoding glyoxalase, with product MNTRQSQIKSIRPEILSNTINDNMSSDERFQNLVLRPVIKFQNDLFIEVFRNYVAKHKSVFYDLSLEKRQLYIENAIQKDMKFRNSLKGMVIGQFTVEEYLVYIENSSALNKRMMNIVKERLLSQIQLFEKPEYLKAV from the coding sequence ATGAACACTCGACAATCCCAAATTAAAAGTATTCGTCCAGAAATTTTAAGCAACACTATTAACGACAACATGAGCAGCGACGAGCGCTTTCAGAATCTCGTTTTACGCCCTGTCATTAAATTTCAAAACGATTTATTCATTGAAGTTTTCAGGAATTATGTGGCTAAGCACAAATCGGTTTTTTACGACTTGTCTTTGGAAAAGCGACAACTCTATATTGAAAATGCCATCCAAAAAGACATGAAGTTTAGAAACTCATTGAAAGGAATGGTTATTGGGCAATTTACGGTTGAAGAATATTTGGTTTACATTGAAAACTCATCGGCACTGAACAAACGTATGATGAACATCGTCAAGGAACGGCTTTTAAGCCAAATCCAATTGTTTGAAAAGCCGGAATATTTAAAAGCCGTTTAG